A stretch of Ipomoea triloba cultivar NCNSP0323 chromosome 11, ASM357664v1 DNA encodes these proteins:
- the LOC115997509 gene encoding uncharacterized protein LOC115997509, with protein MDRSWMYENRTTFKYVQGVQEFIQYAEENRSKKAEDYIVCPCCDCKNLRRYRNSDEVKAHLIRRGFKEGYNRWIWHGESLLPSTNASIPSTSASKETHINSETHAHSETQADSQTHEDNEKNNASHVSNDEDDEDNDRIDKMMHDMQEDFSEIPPELKSFFENAEKPLLPGSTKFTKLSAVLKLYNLKAKNGWSDKGFTELLELLKVMLLGDNELPNSTYEAKKIVGLHKYHYQKIIQLLRILNQLMLLCLIYY; from the coding sequence ATGGACCGGAGTTGGATGTATGAAAATCGCACTACATTCAAATACGTGCAAGGGGTTCAAGAGTTTATACAATATGCTGAAGAAAATAGGAGTAAAAAGGCGGAAGATTATATTGTGTGTCCTTGTTGCGATTGTAAGAATTTGAGAAGATATCGTAATTCTGATGAAGTCAAGGCTCATTTGATACGGCGTGGTTTTAAAGAAGGGTACAATAgatggatatggcatggtgaaagcTTACTTCCTAGTACTAATGCAAGTATTCCTAGTACTAGTGCAAGTAAGGAAACTCATATAAATAGTGAAACTCATGCACATAGTGAAACTCAAGCAGATAGTCAAACTCATGAAGATAATGAGAAGAATAACGCATCTCATGTTAGcaatgatgaggatgatgaagatAATGACCGGATAGATAAAATGATGCATGATATGCAGGAAGATTTTAGTGAAATACCTCCTGAACTTAAAAGTTTTTTTGAAAATGCTGAAAAACCTTTGTTACCTGGAAGTACTAAATTTACTAAGTTATCTGCCGtgcttaaattatataatttgaaagcAAAGAATGGATGGAGTGATAAGGGTTTCACGGAATTATTAGAACTACTAAAAGTCATGCTTCTTGGTGACAATGAACTCCCCAATTCAACTTACGAAGCAAAAAAAATAGTGGGGTTACACAAGTACCATTATCAAAAGATTATTCAACTGCTAAGGATACTAAACCAATTGATGCTACTATgtcttatatattattaa
- the LOC115996356 gene encoding acetyl-CoA acetyltransferase, cytosolic 1-like has protein sequence MASRAGDSIKPRDVCIVGVARTPMGGFLGSLSSLSATKLGSIAIKGALERANVDPSLVQEVFFGNVLSANLGQAPARQAALGAGIPNPVVCTTINKVCSSGLKAIMIAALSITSGVNDVVVAGGMESMSNAPKYLVQSRKGSRLGHDTIIDGMIKDGLWDVYNDFGMGLCAELCADQYSFTRGEQDSYAIQSFERGIAAQSSGAFGWEIVPVEISGGRGKPPNIVDKDDGLRQFDASKLRKLRPSFKEGGTVTAGNASIISDGAAALVLVSGEKALKLGLQVIAKIRGYADAAQAPELFPTAPALAIPKAIRHSGLKTSDVDYYEINEAFSVVALANLRLLNLDPGKLNVHGGAVSLGHPLGCSGARILVTLLGVLREKNGKVGVAGVCNGGGGASALVVELMPEAKMVRPKL, from the exons ATGGCATCAAGAGCAGGCGATTCGATTAAGCCTCGAG ATGTATGCATTGTTGGTGTTGCGCGAACACCAATGGGGGGCTTCCTTGGTTCCCTCTCATCTTTATCTGCTACAAAGCTTGGTTCTATAGCTATCAAGG GTGCTCTTGAAAGGGCAAATGTTGATCCGTCACTTGTTCAAGAGGTTTTCTTTGGAAATGTTCTCAGTGCAAATTTAGGTCAAGCCCCTGCTAGGCAGGCTGCTTTAGGTGCTGGAATACCTAATCCTGTTGTTTGCACAACTATTAACAAAGTATGCTCATCGGGATTGAAAG CAATAATGATTGCTGCACTTAGCATTACATCGGGTGTCAATGATGTTGTGGTGGCTGGCGGGATGGAAAGCATGTCTAATGCACCGAAATATTTAGTACAATCTAG AAAAGGATCTCGGTTAGGACATGATACTATTATTGATGGCATGATTAAGGATGGACTATGGGATGTTTACAATGATTTCGGGATGGGGTTATGTGCCGAACTGTGTGCTGATCAGTATAGTTTCACAAGGGGAGAGCAG GATTCTTATGCTATTCAAAGCTTTGAGCGAGGAATTGCTGCACAAAGCAGTGGTGCATTTGGATGGGAAATAGTTCCG GTTGAAATTTCTGGTGGTAGAGGGAAGCCACCTAATATTGTTGACAAAGATGATGGTTTAAGACAG TTTGATGCCTCTAAATTGAGAAAGCTTAGACCTAGTTTTAAAGAAGGAGGTACCGTCACTGCCGGCAATGCTTCTATCATaag TGATGGAGCTGCTGCACTGGTGCTGGTGAGTGGAGAAAAGGCACTTAAACTTGGGTTGCAAGTAATTGCCAAGATCAGAGGATATGCAGATGCTGCTCAG GCACCCGAGTTATTTCCAACTGCTCCAGCACTTGCGATACCAAAAGCAATTAGACACTCTGGTTTGAAGACTTCTGATGTAGATTATTACGAAATAAATGAGGCTTTTTCT GTTGTCGCCCTTGCCAACCTAAGACTGCTCAATCTTGATCCT GGAAAACTGAATGTACATGGAGGAGCTGTGTCTTTGGGACATCCCCTGGGCTGCAGTGGGGCTAGGATCTTGGTAACGTTGTTAGGG GTGCTGAGGGAAAAGAATGGAAAAGTTGGGGTTGCCGGAGTTTGCaatggaggaggaggagcatCTGCCCTTGTTGTAGAGCTCAT GCCTGAAGCGAAGATGGTACGACCAAAGCTGTAA
- the LOC115996637 gene encoding protein high chlorophyll fluorescent 107, giving the protein MNHCCFSSFSSSKFHLFNYSQNQNAIKFHLPFPFRFFYTSSHSLLPPLCSHESSFPPSLVLEKPEASTSSSKARSQNELYNDDIIEEIKIAKKSLEKLPVVRRPVMETPVEGEEEQEQEQANDTESSNEQSVIVLEEQSSSSLFSIDAGLSRFARKMPIFEPDRVESTSGEKILKVNLDLALYKAKLLARNFQYAEAEKILQKCIYYWPEDGRPYVALGRILSKQSKVIEARSVYEKGCQATLGENAYIWQCWAVLENRMGNIRRARELFDAATVADKKHIAAWHGWAILELKQGNIKKARNLLGKGIKYCGGNEYIYQTLALLEAKAKRYEQARYLFKQATKCNPKSCASWLAWAQLEGELENNHAARKLFEKAVQASPKNRFAWHVWGVFEASFGNIDHGRKLLQIGYILNPRDPVLLQSLALLEYKYSSANRARLLFQRACELDPRHQPVWSAWGWMEWKEGNISTARELYQKVLSINSSNDHAARCLQAWGVLEQRVGNISAARRLFRSSLNINSQSYVTWMTWAALEEEQGNSVRAEEIRNLYFQQRTDVVDDESWVMGFLDIIDPTIDRLKRIFNLDQNSFVKDSDSSKSVKGTDDNSISEEADTNGSRLDTASGFNLDKFIRENLSLEPSKLEGQFGWCLRQDPKNIRPPRQVWQKRESNSQKSPKL; this is encoded by the exons ATGAATCACTGTTGCTTTTCATCGTTCTCGAGCTCCAAATTTCATCtctttaattattctcagaatcaAAATGCCATTAAATTTCACCTTCCTTTTCCCTTTAGATTCTTCTATACTTCTTCACATTCTCTCCTTCCTCCCTTATGTTCCCATGAATCATCCTTCCCACCTTCACTTGTCCTAGAAAAACCCGAAGCCTCAACATCTTCATCAAAGGCTAGGAGCCAAAATGAATTGTACAATGATGACATTATTGAAGAGATAAAAATTGCAAAAAAGTCCCTGGAAAAGTTACCTGTAGTTCGTAGGCCAGTAATGGAGACTCCtgtagaaggagaagaagaacaagaacaagaacaagCAAATGATACCGAGAGTTCAAATGAACAAAGTGTTATTGTCCTTGAGGAGCAGTCATCTTCTTCGTTATTTTCCATCGATGCTGGTCTCTCAAGATTTGCTAGGAAGATGCCAATTTTTGAGCCTGACAGGGTGGAATCAACTTCTGGAGAGAAGATACTAAAAGTGAATTTGGACTTGGCCTTGTACAAAGCAAAACTATTGGCACGGAATTTCCAGTATGCAGAAGCGGAAAAGATACTTCAAAAA TGTATATATTACTGGCCGGAAGATGGGAGGCCATATGTGGCCTTGGGCAGGATATTAAGTAAGCAATCAAAAGTGATTGAAGCCAGATCAGTTTATGAAAAAGGTTGCCAAGCTACACTAGGAGAAAACGCCTACATTTGGCAG TGCTGGGCTGTTCTGGAAAATAGAATGGGTAATATAAGGAGAGCTAGAGAATTATTTGATGCTGCCACAGTTGCTGATAAGAAGCATATTGCAGCCTGGCATGGATGGGCAATATTAGAGCTGAAACAGGGAAATATAAAAAAGGCAAGGAATCTTCTTGGCAAAGGCATCAAATATTGTGGTGGAAATGAGTACATTTACCAAACCTTAGCATTGCTTGAAGCTAAGGCAAAGAGATATGAGCAAGCCCGCTATTTATTCAAACAAGCAACAAAATGTAACCCAAAGAGTTGTGCTAGCTGGCTT GCTTGGGCTCAACTAGAGGGAGAATTAGAGAATAACCATGCTGCTAGGAAGCTTTTTGAG AAAGCAGTCCAAGCGAGTCCAAAAAATAGGTTTGCATGGCATGTCTGGGGAGTTTTTGAAGCCAGTTTTGGAAATATTGACCATGGGCGGAAACTTCTGCAGATAGGCTACATTCTAAATCCTAGAGATCCAGTTCTCCTTCAGTCACTTGCTTTGTTAGAATACAAATACTCTAGTGCAAATCGTGCTAGACTGTTGTTCCAAAGAGCTTGTGAATTGGATCCAAGGCACCAGCCAGTGTGGAGT GCTTGGGGCTGGATGGAGTGGAAAGAAGGAAATATTTCCACTGCAAGGGAACTATACCAGAAAGTGTTGtctatcaactcatcaaatgaTCATGCTGCTCGCTGCCTTCAG GCCTGGGGTGTTTTGGAGCAGAGAGTTGGTAACATTTCTGCGGCTCGAAGACTATTCAGATCTTCTTTGAACATTAATTCTCAAAGCTATGTGACATGGATGACTTGGGCTGCTTTAGAGGAAGAGCAAGGAAATTCTGTGCGTGCAGAGGAAATTCGAAACCTCTATTTTCAGCAG CGGACCGATGTGGTTGATGACGAGTCCTGGGTTATGGGATTCCTAGACATCATTGATCCAACTATTGACAGATTAAAAAGAATCTTCAACTTGGATCAGAATTCTTTCGTCAAGGACTCAGATTCCTCCAAAAGCGTAAAGGGAACTGATGATAATTCCATCAGTGAAGAAGCAGATACCAATGGCAGTAGGTTAGATACTGCCAGTGGCTTCAACTTGGATAAATTCATCCGCGAAAATCTATCTTTGGAGCCCTCGAAACTCGAGGGTCAGTTTGGATGGTGTCTTAGACAAGACCCAAAGAACATCAGACCTCCAAGGCAGGTTTGGCAAAAGAGAGAGAGTAATTCCCAGAAATCTCCAAAGCTTTGA